CCTCTCCCAAGGAAGGCGCCTGCCTCGGCAGGTGCGTGAAGGACCTCGGCACCACCAAGTGGTTCGAGAAGCCCCTTCCTCTGCTGGTCGACGGCCAGCGTTAAATCTCTTACCGGGGGCCTCCCCAAACCTCTCCATTGCCCTCCTTCATCATATCGCTGCTTCGAGCATATGCGCCCGCAGCAATATGCTGTCGACCCCGTTTTTGGAGCGATGGGCAATGATCAAATTATCGGAAAATTTTAGTCGGCTTCGAACATCTTGCTTGATCGGCAGGTAAGTCCCGTACGGTATTGGGCACCCCACGGTGTTCCTTGCGCAACACTCCGCCGGGGCTGCCATCTTCTTCACCAACGCGGTTTTCCAAATACGATTTTTTTCTAGATTACATGCTGATATGTGCATTTTCACCTTGCTACCGGCCGGGATCGGGCGCACTCGCCTCTTCCCTTTCCGGAACATGGGAATGCAGCGTACAATGCAAAATGCGAAGTCAGGTCCGCCTTCGCTTGTGCACGCAGCGCCATCTCACCGGGACTTCTTGAGCGCGATGGCGCACTGTCCGCTGGACACACAGCCATCACCGTTGGGAAGGCGGTCGTGGCATACGAATTCCAGCCCCCTCTCCTCGACCATCTGCTTGGTCAGTGAGGACACCGGGCCGTTGTAGGATACGCCGCCGGTCAGCCCTATGTGACGTATCCCTCTCTTTTCCGCCTCATCGCACGCCGCTTCTACCAGAGACTCGAGCAATGCCGCCACGAATGACAGGGACAGGTCCTCCTTTCTCCCCTTGGCCTCGGTCATCTGCCGGTAGAGGTCGGCGGTCATCACCGTGCCGTTCACCCTTTGGGCCTTGAACGGGTGGATGCGCTCCCCCGCTTCCAGCACCGGCTCCAGCTTCATGGCCGGCTCGCCGTCGTAGGTGCGCTTCCGGCACACCCCGAAGTAGCAGGACAGGGCATCCAGCACTCGGCCGAACCCCGAGCTCCCGGCGCTGGTATGCATGATCTTCCTCAGCACCTCGGCCTCGCGGTCGCTGAAGTAGCCGTTCGTTCGCCCGCTCATCTCGTCCAAGGCGAACACCAAGCGGCGGGGGTCCCGGACCGCCATCTCCCCGCCCAGCAGAGGGATCTCCTGCAGATGGGCGACGCGGTCGAACGAGTCCAGATCGGCCCGCAGGACCTCTCCGCCCCAGGCGTTGCCGTCCGAGCCGTACCCGGTGCCGTCCAGGGTGAGGGCGACGATCTCGTCGACGCCGGAATCGACCATCAGGGCGGCGGCGTGGGCCCAGTGGTGCTGCACCATCACCAGCTCGGCGTCGTAGCGTACCGCCAGCTGCTTGGCCAGTTTGCGGTTCGAGTACCCGGGGTGGAGGTCGGCCCCCACCGCCTGCACCCGGTCCACTCCCAGCAGCTTGCAGAAATGCTCGATGGCATGCCCCAGAAAATCTACCACTCGGGGAGAGTCGCCGTCCCCGATGTACTGGGTGGTGAACAGCTTTCCGTCCTTGGCCACCGCCCCGCATAGGTTCTCCTGCGCCCCCACCGCCAGGGCCTGTCCTTTCAGCTTTATGTCGATGGACGAGGGGATGTTCCCCCTGGATTTGCGTATGAAATAGGTATGCTCGCCGAAGGTCCTCAGGACGGAATCGTCGCACCGGTTGATGATCTCCCGGTCGTGCATGAGATATACCTCGGCGTTCAGCTCCAGGGCGTCAGAGTCGCGCAGCACCATCGGCTCGCCCGGAACGTTGGCCGAGGTCATGACCAGCGCGTCCTCTTCGAGGTGGCGGAACAGCAGGTGGTGCATTCCCGAGTACGGTAGGAACAGCCCCACGTTCCCCAGGCCGGGGGCGATGAGTTCGGTGATGCTGCTGTCCTTCTTCCTGACGAGCACCACCGGGCGGTGGCTGGAGGTCAGCAACTTCTTCTCGAACGCGGTCGGCTCCCCGTATCTCCGCAGGGCGTCGAGGTCCCTCACCATCACCGCAAAGGGCTTCTGGTCACGGTGGTACCATTTCCGGAGCCGAGGCAGCGTGGCCAGAGTGGCACATATGTGCATCCCCCCCCAGCTCTTGGCCACCCCGATGGCCCCGCTGCGGAGCATCTTGGCGAACTCGCCGATGGGATCGGCCGAGCTTATCGCGCTGCCATTGGCCGACAGCAGATAGTACGAAGGGCCGCAATGGGGGCACGAGATGGTCTGATGGTGAAACCGCCTGTCCGCGGGGTCGTCATACTCGTTGCGGCAGTCCGGGTCCATAGGGAAGTCCCGCATGGAGGTCTTGTCCCGGTCGTAAGGAAGATCGGCAATGACGGTGAACCTGGCGCCGCAATTGGTGCAGTTGGTGAACGGATAGAGATATCTCCGGTTCCCGGGGTCGAACATCTCCTCGACGCACTGGTCGCACACCGCGGCATCGTTCGGTATCCCTACTCCCCTGCTCCCGCCGGAGCTGTGGGTGATGCGGAACGTATCGCCGAGGTCGGAACGGTCCTCGTGCAGTTCCACTGAGTCCAGCCTCGCCAGCGGCGGGAGCTCGGCCTTGAGGCGCCGCACGAACTCCTCGGCGTCGCGGTCCACCGCGATGACCACGTCGGAGCCGTTGTTCTGCACGTACCCCCGCAGGCCCATGGACCTGGCGATGCGGTATACGGTGGGGCGGAAGCCCACTCCCTGCACGATGCCGCGGACGGTTATCCTCATGACCTTCTTTCCAATGCCCAGTAATTATAAAAAGTATCGCCAGAGAACCTATCTTTTAGATGATGCGATCGCACGCGGCCAGAGCTGACGATTGTGAACTCGGCGATCCGCGATGGCCCTTTCCTGCTGAATGCGCGGCAAACAAATAAATCCCAGGCACAGGATGAAGGCCCGTCAAGTGAGCCCCATGGCGGACAAGAGCGTAGTGAAGGACGGCCTCAAATACACGATCGACCACGAATGGGTGAAGGAGGAAGGATCCAACGTCCGCATCGGGATAACGGACCACGCGCAGCTGGAGATGACCGAGATCGTTTTCGTCGAGCTGCCCAAGGTGGGCAAGAGGTACCAGCGAGGCGAGGTCATCGGACAGGTGGAGAGCGTGAAGACCGTCGCATCCATCTACACGCCGGTGGGCGGCGAGGTGGTGGAGGCCAACCAGGAGCTGGAGAACATGACCCAGTTCATCAACGAGTCGCCGTACGATAAGGGCTGGATCGCCGTCATCAGGGTTGACGACCCTTCTTCTTTAGTAGGCCTCATGGACGCGGCGGCGTACCGCAAGGTCCTCAACGGTGGCTGAGCACTTCACATCGTCGGGAGCGGTCAGCCAGGCGTCTGGCGCTCTCCGGGAATCGCGAGGTCCCTATCGAGGATTCCGGAAAGATAGCCACATGTCGAGCTCGCTATGCCGCTGTCCGGAACGGGCGTTTGAGCATCTTTGCTTAGGCCCTTGATCATGCGTTCGTGCTCACCGGCGCGCTGGGGACTTTGCGGTGGGGTGCGAGATGTTGCAATGGAACGTCAGAATCG
The DNA window shown above is from Methanomassiliicoccus luminyensis B10 and carries:
- the gcvH gene encoding glycine cleavage system protein GcvH, giving the protein MADKSVVKDGLKYTIDHEWVKEEGSNVRIGITDHAQLEMTEIVFVELPKVGKRYQRGEVIGQVESVKTVASIYTPVGGEVVEANQELENMTQFINESPYDKGWIAVIRVDDPSSLVGLMDAAAYRKVLNGG
- the hypF gene encoding carbamoyltransferase HypF, which produces MRITVRGIVQGVGFRPTVYRIARSMGLRGYVQNNGSDVVIAVDRDAEEFVRRLKAELPPLARLDSVELHEDRSDLGDTFRITHSSGGSRGVGIPNDAAVCDQCVEEMFDPGNRRYLYPFTNCTNCGARFTVIADLPYDRDKTSMRDFPMDPDCRNEYDDPADRRFHHQTISCPHCGPSYYLLSANGSAISSADPIGEFAKMLRSGAIGVAKSWGGMHICATLATLPRLRKWYHRDQKPFAVMVRDLDALRRYGEPTAFEKKLLTSSHRPVVLVRKKDSSITELIAPGLGNVGLFLPYSGMHHLLFRHLEEDALVMTSANVPGEPMVLRDSDALELNAEVYLMHDREIINRCDDSVLRTFGEHTYFIRKSRGNIPSSIDIKLKGQALAVGAQENLCGAVAKDGKLFTTQYIGDGDSPRVVDFLGHAIEHFCKLLGVDRVQAVGADLHPGYSNRKLAKQLAVRYDAELVMVQHHWAHAAALMVDSGVDEIVALTLDGTGYGSDGNAWGGEVLRADLDSFDRVAHLQEIPLLGGEMAVRDPRRLVFALDEMSGRTNGYFSDREAEVLRKIMHTSAGSSGFGRVLDALSCYFGVCRKRTYDGEPAMKLEPVLEAGERIHPFKAQRVNGTVMTADLYRQMTEAKGRKEDLSLSFVAALLESLVEAACDEAEKRGIRHIGLTGGVSYNGPVSSLTKQMVEERGLEFVCHDRLPNGDGCVSSGQCAIALKKSR